From the genome of Bacteroidota bacterium:
AAGAATAATCAATAGTAACACATCCATATCATTAGGAGGCTATTTTGACAATTTTATTTAAAGTAGAATATCTATGGGACGATATAAAAATGCCAGTGAAGTAGTCTGTGCAGGATTAAGGCTTTTGGAAGAAGAAGAAAATAAGGTCATTGCATTAAAAGAAGCCATTCAGGAAGGTATTGATAGCGGGATAGCTTATGATTTCGATCCGGAAATTCATCTTGAAAAATTAAAAAAAATAAAAATATAAAAAAAGCCCAAACACTAAAATAGCATTTGGGCTTATATTTTCAGTTTCAGTTTTATTTAGATGATATTTAATTCTTTAATGCTTTTGTATTCAAACTCGAAATCAATTTCAAAACAATCGACAAACTGTTTTTTCATGGCTCGTTTTAAAGCAACCGGATCGGTGCAATAGAAAATAAAAGCACCGCCACCACCGGCACCACAAATCTTGCCCCCTATTGCTCCATTTTCTTTTGCAAAAGAATACATCTGATCCAGGTATTCACCCGATGATGCCGGAGCGAGCTGTTTCTGAGCCTGGAAATTGGCTTCCATAATTTTGGCACAGGAAACAAAATCATTGTTTTTCATCGCCTTTGCAAATTCCTGTCCATATTGTGCCATTTTGATTAATGCATCCCGGCCTTCAGGGGTTTTGTGGTTTTCGTAAACCTGTTCAACGGCAGACTGGGCATTGCGCGAAACACCGGTATGGATGAGTAGCAGGTTGTGCCTGAATTTTTCCAAGGTTTCCTTGGGAATCTCCACCTCCAAAGGTTTGGCATATTCTTTTCCAAACTCAAAACAATGAAACCCTCCATAAACAATGGAATATTGATCCTGACGGCCAATTGCCCAGTTCAGTTCCGAATTTTCAAGATTA
Proteins encoded in this window:
- a CDS encoding type II toxin-antitoxin system ParD family antitoxin, translating into MSMGRYKNASEVVCAGLRLLEEEENKVIALKEAIQEGIDSGIAYDFDPEIHLEKLKKIKI